From a region of the Vanrija pseudolonga chromosome 2, complete sequence genome:
- the phd1 gene encoding Histone deacetylase phd1 — protein MSALVDYPTFSDSPFFFDRRNLHIPQEEGGHVAAHSAPRVAYFHPKDVGNYHYGERHPMRPHRLELTNNLVLGYGMHEKMSMYNPRPATEDELREFHDADYVDFLKRVTPKNAQTLTKDYSMYNIGDDCPVFHDLFKFCEQYAGASLAAARQLANESTDIAINWSGGLHHAKKGEASGFCYVNDIVLAILELLRVHPRVLYIDIDIHHGDGVQEAFYLSNRVLTVSFHKYAVDFFPGTGNLSEIGANLGKHFTLNVPLQDGIDDESYISLFKAVMEPAITTFRPSSIVLQCGADSLGLDRLGTFNLSIAAHGECVRFIKEFGLPLLVLGGGGYRQSSVARCWAYETGVLAGVDLPNHLPMNNYYEFFGPDYQLHPPLTGRIQNFNTRQSLERIRMSIREKLRYMNGAPSVQMQEIPPDLMGFLEAEERSKEERDEEANNGTAGDERSDGPGKQNEYFDPEVAHEDGDLITISSRGKRTMRF, from the exons ATGTCCGCACTAGTAGACTACCCCACCTTCTCGGACAGCCCGTTCTTCTTCGACCGGCGCAACCTGCACATCCcgcaggaggagggcggccaTGTAGCG GCCCACTCTGCTCCCCGTGTCGCGTACTTTCATCCCAAGGATGTCGGAAACTACCACTATGGC GAAAGACATCCCATGCGGCCccaccgcctcgagctcaCCAACAACCTCGTACTCGGGTACGGCATGCACGAGAAGATGTCGATGTACAACCCGCGCCcggcgaccgaggacgagctgcgcgagttCCACGACGCGGATTATGTCGACTTTCTCAAGAG AGTGACGCCGAAAAATGCCCAGACGCTCACCAAGGACTACTCGATGTACAATATCGGCGACGACTGCCCCGTGTTCCACGACCTGTTCAAGTTTTGCGAGCAGTACGCCGGTGCTAGTcttgccgcggcgcgccaacTCGCCAACGAGAGCACCGACATTGCCATCAACTGGAGCGGCGGACTGCACCacgccaagaagggcgaggcgagcggaTTCTGCTACGTCAACGACATTGTGCTGGCGattctcgagctgctgcgcgttCACCCGCGTGTGCTGTACATCGACATCGACATCCACCACGGCGACGGTGTGCAGGAGGCGTTCTACTTGTCGAACCGCGTCTTGACCGTGTCGTTTCACAAGTACGCCGTCGACTTCTTCCCCGGTACCGGCAACCTGAGCGAGATTGGCGCCAACTTGGGCAAGCACTTTACGCTCAACGTGCCGCTCCAGGACGGCATTGACGACGAAAGCTACATCTCGCTGTTCAAGGCGGTGATGGAGCCCGCGATCACGACGTTCCGCCCAAGCTCTATCGTCCTGCAGTGTGGTGCCGACTCGCTGGGTCTCGACCGTCTCGGCACTTTCAACCTGTCGATTGCCGCGCACGGCGAGTGCGTGCGCTTCATCAAGGAGTTCGGATTACCGCTGCTCGTtctcggcggtggtggatACCGACAGTCGTCGGTTGCCCGGTGTTGGGCATACGAGACGGGTGTGCTCGCTGGTGTCGACCTGCCCAACCACCTCCCAATGAACAACTACTACGAGTTCTTTGGGCCCGACTACCAGCTCCACCCGCCGCTCACTGGAAGAATACAAAACTTCAACACACGGCAGAGCCTGGAGCGGATCCGCATGTCGATCCGCGAGAAGCTGCGGTACATGAACGGGGCGCCAAGTGTACAGATGCAGGAGATCCCGCCGGATCTCATGGGGTTCCTGGAGGCGGAGGAACGGAGTAAGGAAGAgcgggacgaggaggccaacAACGGGACGGCGGGCGATGAGCGGAGCGACGGCCCGGGCAAGCAGAACGAGTATTTCGATCCCGAGGTCGCCcacgaggacggcgacttGATAACGATTTCGTCGAGGGGGAAGCGGACAATGAGGTTTTAG
- the pdt1 gene encoding Manganese transporter pdt1 — MTSLRAARAWLKRHLCFIGPGLVAAVAYVDPGNWATDLQAGAEYGYKLLFIVFVAGVAAVILQILSVRLGAVTSQSLPQQTRALFLRWEAKWPKYRRLLRLGLWTLWALAEIAIIATDLAELLGSAIALNLLFPRLPLWAGVLITAVDVLVVLLFFRSNSGRQGMMFFEIVIVSLVLAVFVSFAILLHLIKPEWREVFLGLVPSKTLFKPGALYLGVGIIGATVMPHALFLGSSLATVDRLGMLPVPPSRKPKRRNVALPALNVFGLRRRNQQQERAATPDNVELAELPSVAAAGPSTLAVVAADVAPLPKNASDPAPADADDKDDDFAAAQKRYEREVRAFDRIDWVRLHVNHASVDTIYSLFGFALTINSAILTLAGAAFYYSTTGADKSDASLFGAHALLKDYIGNGAAIIFALALLCAGQSASITATLAGQIVSEGFLEWRTSPFVRRLITRLIGVIPATVVAIAVGPKGMDDMLVASQVILSIVLPTVTVPLVYLCSQESVMGVDGPVEERPLAQVDRTVSPESPDAVPTPAPSNTDDDSAPPRRRRSFTSPKWLTGIGYLLCFVVILANGYVIVELALGNG; from the exons ATGACGagcctccgcgccgcgcgcgcatggcTGAAGCG CCACCTATGCTTCATCGGccccggcctcgtcgcggccgtcgcgtaCGTCGACCCGGGCAACTGGGCGACCGACCTGCAAGCGGGCGCAGAGTACGGGTACAAGCTCTTGTTCATCGTGTTTgtcgcgggcgtcgcggcggtcatACTGCAGATACTGAGCGTGCGGCTGGGCGCGGTGACCTCGCAGTCGTTGCCGCAGCAGACGCGGGCGCTCTTCCTGCGCTGGGAGGCGAAATGGCCCAAGTATAGGAGGTTGCTCCGCCTCGGGCTGTGGACACTGTGGGCCCTCGCGGAGATCGCGATCATCGcgaccgacctcgccgagctgctcggctcTGCGATCGCGCTCAACTTGCTGTTCCCGCGCCTGCCGCTCTGGGCCGGCGTGCTCatcaccgccgtcgacgtgctTGTCGTCCTGCTCTTCTTCAGGTCGAATTCCGGACGCCAGGGCATGATGTTCTTCGAGATCGTCATCGTgtccctcgtcctcgccgtgtTCGTGTCCTTTGCGATCCTGCTGCACCTCATCAAACCGGAGTGGCGTGAGGTGTTCCTTGGCCTGGTTCCCAGCAAG ACCCTCTTCAAACCCGGAGCCCTctacctcggcgtcggcatcatcGGCGCAACAGTCATGCCGCAcgcgctcttcctcggctCGTCCCTCGCCACAGTCGACAGGCTCGGGATGCTCCCCGTCCCGCCCAGCCGCAAGCCCAAGCGGCGCAACGtggcgctgcccgcgctcAACGTGTTCgggctgcgccggcgcaaccagcagcaggaacgcgccgcgacgccggacaatgtcgagctcgccgagctgccgtccgtcgctgccgccgggccATCaaccctcgccgtcgtcgcggccgacgtcgcgccgctcccCAAGAACGCTTccgaccccgcgccggccgacgccgacgacaaggacgacgactttgccgCCGCGCAGAAACGctacgagcgcgaggtccgCGCATTCGACCGCATCGACTGGGTGCGCCTGCACGTCAACCACGCGTCCGTGGACACGATTTACTCGCTCTTCGGCTTCGCGCTGACCATCAACTCTGCGATCCTGAcgctggccggcgcggcaTTCTACTACTCGACCACGGGCGCCGACAAGTCGGACGCGAGCCTGttcggcgcgcacgccctGCTCAAGGACTACATCGGGAACGGCGCAGCCATCATCtttgccctcgccctcctgtGTGCGGGCCAGAGCGCGTCCATCACCGCCACGCTCGCGGGCCAGATTGTGTCGGAGGGGTTCCTGGAGTGGCGCACGTCGCCGTTTGTCCGCCGACTCATCACCCGCCTCATTGGCGTCATCCCCGCCACGGTCGTCGCGATCGCCGTCGGACCAAAGGGCATGGACGACatgctcgtcgcgtcgcagGTGATCCTGTCGATTGTCCTCCCGACGGTTACTGTGCCGCTCGTATATCTCTGCTCGCAGGAGAGTGTGATGGGCGTCGACGGGCCAGTGGAGGAGCGGCCACTGGCGCAGGTGGACCGCACGGTGAGCCCAGAGTCGCCTGACGCCGtgcccacgcccgcgccaagCAACACAGACGATGACTCcgccccgccacgccgccgccgctccttTACAAGCCCCAAGTGGCTCACGGGCATCGGCTACCTCCTGTGCTTTGTAGTCATCCTCGCGAACGGGTACGTGattgtcgagctcgcgctgggcaATGGATAG
- the SPBC30D10.14_0 gene encoding putative AIM2 family protein yields the protein MALPPSHQCCTLAPAQAEYTPKGEYADFNGLKTYWTGPTDTGKAVLYVYDVFGFSPQALQGADLLASAGYRVAIPDFLQGNYATPEMFSGTPEGNAARAKLFGGFPGVPTSQSEQIGKALDGLKAQGYAKVGASGFCWGWKAIVSAEKVNEFDAISAAHPSFIDVADAEKIKGTPVLLLPSGGEDKATVDGLYAALEKANPGNNFIKWYPDDVHGFAAARADLKDDKQRGAFHDAFVQFTNFFKAKL from the exons Atggccctccctccctcccacc AGTGCTGcaccctcgcccccgcccaggccgagTACACCCCCAAGGGCGAGTACGCCGACTTCAACGGCCTCAAGACGTACTGGACTGGCCCCACCGACACTGGTAAAGCAGTCCTCTACGTGTACGATGTGTTCGGCTTCAGCCCGCAAGCGTTGCaag GCGCCGACCTTCTCGCGTCGGCTGGCTACCGCGTCGCCATCCCCGACTTCCTCCAGGGCAACTACGCTACCCCCGAGATGTTCTCCGGCACCCCCGAGGGcaacgctgcgcgcgccaagctgTTCGGCGGCTTCCCCGGCGTCCCTACGAGCCAGAGCGAGCAGAtcggcaaggcgctcgacggcctcaagGCCCAGGGCTACGCCAAGGTCGGCGCCTCTGGCTTCTGCTGGGGCTGGAAGGCGATCGTGTCTGCTGAGAAGGTCAACGAGTTTGACGCCATTTCGGCGGCCCACCCTTC GTTCATCGacgttgccgacgccgagaagatcAAGGGCacccccgtcctcctcctcccctcggggggcgaggacaaggccaCTGTCGACGGCCTgtacgccgccctcgagaaGGCCAACCCCGGCAACAACTTTATCAAGTGGTACCCCGACGACGTGCACGGCTTtgctgccgcgcgcgccgacctcaaggacgACAAGCAGCGCGGGGCGTTCCACGACGCCTTCGTCCAGTTCACCAACTTCTTCAAGGCCAAGCTTTAA
- the aspC_0 gene encoding Aspartate aminotransferase, whose product MPRFNLAPAVRATAAPPIPKAKAWGPVYAASPAAASAPLLDLSQGVPGTAPDARVLAALSDVAGTFEAAKYGAILGEGALRAGLATELRVKYGLDDSALTAEDVGITTGCNMAFLNLLMILCEPNTSSVLIPLPSYFNHAMSLSLQSVVADYIPADPAAGFQPSLGAARTILERGTRSVNGREVTPRAIVLVTPNNPTGAVYSPETLRQWYALAKEFNVPLVLDETYRDFVDAPHRLFEEEDWRETLITLGSFSKGYRLPGHRLGSITASPELLKQVATVLDCMQICPPRTAQLAITPLLPELRGDLAAGSAAVAARRRLFEETVNAVRGWRVVSSGGYFAYVQFPEAYSAPEAAAALGVSPGDKVGSEAVGRALGERCGVVTLPGAFFMPPLEDDAVWAAIPGGDALRADQWIRFAIANVSDETIVQLGPRLAQLNAIVGV is encoded by the exons atGCCCCGCTTCAACCTCGCCCCAGCGGtgcgcgcgaccgccgccccgccgatCCCGAAGGCAAAGGCCTGGGGACCAGTGTACGCTGcgtcgcctgccgccgccagcgcgccgctgctcgacttGAGCCAGGGCGTGCCCGGCaccgcgcccgacgcgcgcgtgctcgctgcgctgtccgacgtcgccggcacGTTTGAGGCGGCCAAGTACggcgccatcctcggcgagggcgcgctgcgcgccggcctggcgACCGAGCTGCGGGTCAAgtacggcctcgacgacagcgcgttgacggccgaggacgtcggcaTCACGACGGGGTGCAACATGGCGTTTTTGAACCTCTTGAT GATCCTCTGCGAGCCCAATACCTCGTCGGTGCTCATCCCCCTGCCGTCGTACTTCAACCACGCGATGAGCCTGTCCCTCCAGTCGGTAGTGGCGGATTACATCCCCGCGGACCCAGCAGCCGGGTTCCAGCCGAGCCTGggtgcggcgcgcacgaTTCTCGAGCGGGGCACGCGGAGCGTCAACGGCCGCGAGGTGACCCCGCGCGCCATCGTGCTCGTGACCCCCAACAACCCTACCGGCGCGGTGTACTCCCCCGAGACGCTCAGGCAGTGGTACGCCCTCGCGAAGGAGTTCAACGTCcccctcgtgctcgacgagacgTACCGCGACTTTGTGGACGCGCCGCACCGTTTgttcgaggaggaggactggCGCGAGACGCTCATCACGCTGGGAAGCTTCAGCA AGGGCTACCGCCTCCCCGGCCACCGCCTGGGCAGCATTACGGCCTCGCCCGAGCTGCTGAAGCAGGTCGCCACCGTGCTGGACTGCATGCAGATCTGTCCCCCGCGCACGGCCCAGCTGGCCatcacgccgctgctgccagaGCTTCGGGGCGACCTGGCGGCAGGCTCAGCGGcagtcgcggcgcgcaggcggctgTTCGAGGAAACGGTCAACGCCgtgcgcggctggcgggtggTCTCGTCGGGCGGGTACTTTGCCTACGTGCAGTTCCCGGAGGCGTACAGCGCGCCCGAagcagccgccgcgctcggcgtctcgccgggcgacaaggtcggctCGGAGGCAGTCGGCCGTGCGCTCGGTGAGCGCTGCGGCGTGGTCACCCTCCCCGGCGCATTCTTCATGCCcccgctcgaggacgacgcagTGTGGGCCGCCATTCCTGgaggcgacgcgctgcgcgccgaccaGTGGATCCGCTTCGCCATCGCCAACGTGAGCGACGAGACGatcgtccagctcggcccacggctcgcgcagctcaacgccatcgtcggcgtctAA
- the PEX10 gene encoding Peroxisome biogenesis factor 10: MENHTRSAASTTHQASMAAGPTVLPGLGGHAAPPDPYARLEPDPASQAQILRSHQRDVSQVGRLTELVSELLRSAAGTRWLAARQTIVDLAVRAVYLLLTFGRGYQTLGEEYTDVLPTVRSRQLPPSRRRRLLTILLLLLPSAITSPMALNHLRGDGSPPTTRWGKAKARLVRFLESPLGQSLPEIHLVLFMFGGKFYEMGRRLTGLSYISAAAPRPPEARPPSYEPLGLLMALPLIYRLFPRPDPVSASPPLTPTREKPKEKVVLGGTLPGTQGDDSVVVTSDVDYDEPNTYLTEEARDLPERQCTLCLESRGTGEGSGGTVAVTECGHIFCWGCLGGLDKAGTSFMECPLCRQALRMERLVAAYNL, translated from the exons atgGAAAACCACACGCGCTCAGCAGCGTCAACGACACACCAGGCGAGCATGGCCGCCGGGCCGACTGTCCTCCCCGGCCTGGGCGGCCACGCGGCCCCGCCAGACCCGTACGCGCGGCTCGAGCCCGACCCGGCCTCGCAGGCGCAGATAT TGCGCTCGCACCAGCGTGATGTTTCCCAGGTCGGCCGTCTGACGGAACTCGTGTCCGAGCTACTACGCTCCGCGGCTG GTACGCGCTGGCTAGCCGCCCGCCAGACAATCGTCGACCTGGCCGTGCGCGCAGtctacctcctcctcacgtTTGGACGCGGGTACCAGACCCTTGGAGAGGAGTACACCGACGTGCTCCCAACCGTGAGGTCGCgccagctgccgccgagccgaaGG cgccgactcTTGACGAttctgctcctgctgctgccgagcgcgatcaCGTCCCCGATGGCGCTGAACCACCTGCGCGGGGACGGCTCCCCGCCCACCACGCGCTggggcaaggccaaggcccgcCTCGTGCGCTTCCTCGAGTCGCCGCTCGGGCAGAGCTTGCCCGAGATCCATCTCGTGCTCTTCATGTTCGGCGGCAAGTTCTACGAGAtgggccgccgcctcacCGGCCTGTCATAC atctctgctgctgcgccgcgcccacctgaggcccgcccgccgtcgtacgaacccctcggcctcctcatGGCCCTGCCCCTCATCTACCGCCTCTTCCCGCGGCCTGACcccgtgtcggcgtcgcccccgctcacgccgaccCGCGAGAAGCCAAAGGAGAAGGTTGTTCTCGGCGGTACTCTCCCCGGAACCCAGGGCGACGACTCGGTCGTGGTCACTTCCGACGTCGACTACGACGAACCAAACACGTACTTGACGGAAGAGGCGCGCGATCTCCCAGAACGGCAGTGCACGTTGTGTCTCGAGTCCCGTGGCACAGGTGAGGGATCGGGTGGAACGGTCGCAGTGACCGAGTGCGGCCACATCTTCTGCTGGGGatgcctcggcggccttgacaaGGCGGGTACCAGCTTT ATGGAGTGCCCACTTTGTCGACAAGCCCTCCGCATGgagcgtctcgtcgccgcATACAATCTCTAA
- the CUE1_1 gene encoding Coupling of ubiquitin conjugation to ER degradation protein 1 has translation MASEDVLPTLILVAIVYGLYRWLTGPKDPADVFRGVRREMVESVHAAFPDVPVDAVVYSLTRTRNAQSTSEIILDRGSLPTPPPTFIVPDHLRPAARVPVAPAKAAPPPKPVSLIERYGLASRVSSAADAEPAGGRWEADRAAREAELKSRKERMILDARRRMLEKQKKAEAAPVDPATAE, from the exons ATGGCATCTGAAGACGTGCTCCCGacgctcatcctcgtcgcgaTCGTTTACGGCCTGTACCGCTGGCTGACGGGTCCGA AGGACCCAGCCGACGTGTTCCGCGGCGTCCGGCGCGAGATG GTCGAGTCGGTCCACGCCGCATTCCCAGACGTCCCCGTCGACGCGGTAGTCTACTCActcacgcgcacgcgcaacgcccagtcgacgagcgagatcATCCTCGACCGCGGCAGCCTGCCGACT cccccgcccacGTTCATCGTGCCAGACCACCTCCGCCCGGCCGCCCGTGTCCCCGTCGcgcccgccaaggccgcgccgccgcccaagcccgtGTCCCTGATTGAGCGGTACGgcctcgcgtcgcgcgtatccagcgctgccgacgccgagcccgccggcgggcggtgggaggcggaccgcgccgcgcgcgaggcagaGCTCAAGTCGCGGAAAGAGCGCATgatcctcgacgcgcgcag GCGCATGCTCGAGAagcagaagaaggccgaggcggccccGGTGGAccccgccacggccgagTAG
- the CUE1_1 gene encoding Coupling of ubiquitin conjugation to ER degradation protein 1: MASEDVLPTLILVAILTQAEDPADVFRGVRREMVESVHAAFPDVPVDAVVYSLTRTRNAQSTSEIILDRGSLPTPPPTFIVPDHLRPAARVPVAPAKAAPPPKPVSLIERYGLASRVSSAADAEPAGGRWEADRAAREAELKSRKERMILDARRRMLEKQKKAEAAPVDPATAE, translated from the exons ATGGCATCTGAAGACGTGCTCCCGacgctcatcctcgtcgcgaTC CTAACCCAAGCAGAGGACCCAGCCGACGTGTTCCGCGGCGTCCGGCGCGAGATG GTCGAGTCGGTCCACGCCGCATTCCCAGACGTCCCCGTCGACGCGGTAGTCTACTCActcacgcgcacgcgcaacgcccagtcgacgagcgagatcATCCTCGACCGCGGCAGCCTGCCGACT cccccgcccacGTTCATCGTGCCAGACCACCTCCGCCCGGCCGCCCGTGTCCCCGTCGcgcccgccaaggccgcgccgccgcccaagcccgtGTCCCTGATTGAGCGGTACGgcctcgcgtcgcgcgtatccagcgctgccgacgccgagcccgccggcgggcggtgggaggcggaccgcgccgcgcgcgaggcagaGCTCAAGTCGCGGAAAGAGCGCATgatcctcgacgcgcgcag GCGCATGCTCGAGAagcagaagaaggccgaggcggccccGGTGGAccccgccacggccgagTAG
- the SPCC1223.14 gene encoding Chorismate synthase — MSTFGKLYRVTTYGESHCKSVGAIIDGVPPGLKLTEEDIQVQLSRRRPGQSDITTPRSEFDTVHLQSGTEHGVTLGTPIGLLVQNKDQRPHDYTETDLYPRPSHADYTYLAKYGIKASSGGGRSSARETIGRVAAGAIAEKFLKEAYGVEIVAFVGSVGKVALPFEHEEDQVLGKEYMNLVKTVTREQVDAEITRCPHKATSVKMEETIRAAKAANDSLGGTITCVIRNAPLGLGEPCFDKLEAVLAHAMLSIPSTKGFEIGSGFRGTTFPGSQHNDPFVADAEKGENRLRTTTNWSGGIQGGISNGEDIYFRIGFKPPATISQEQETAQYDGTAGTLATRGRHDPCVLPRAIPIVETMAAIAIMDQVLQQNARSSTAALLAPVTHLPPTMVFPGQRKE, encoded by the exons ATGTCCACCTTTGGAAAGCTCTACCGCGTAACCACCTACGGCGAGAGCCACTGCAAGTCGGTCGGCGCCATCATTGACGGCGTGCCTCCG GGACTCAagctcaccgaggaggacattCAGGTGCAGCtctcgcgtcgccgtcctggCCAGAGCGACATTACCACTCCT CGCTCCGAGTTCGACACTGTCCACCTCCAGTCGGGCACCGAGCATGGCGTGACCCTCGGCACACCaatcggcctcctcgtccagaACAAGGACCAGCGCCCCCACGACTACACCGAGACTGACCTCTACCCCCGTCCCTCGCACGCCGACTACACCTACCTCGCCAAGTACGGCATCAAGGCGTCgtctggtggtggtcgcTCGTCGGCTCGTGAGACCATTGGCCGTGTCGCTGCCGGTGCCATTGCCGAGAAGTTCCTCAAGGAGGCTTACGGCGTCGAGATTGTCGCTTTCGTCGGCAGCGTGGGCAAGGTCGCCCTGCCGttcgagcacgaggaggaccaGGTCCTCGGCAAGGAGTACATGAACCTCGTCAAGACGGTCAcccgcgagcaggtcgacgccgagatcacTCGCTGCCCCCACAAGGCGACGAGCGTCAAGATGGAGGAGACTATCCGTGCCGCCAAGGCTGCCAacgactcgctcggcggcaccATCACCTGTGTTATCCGCAACGctcccctcggcctcggagagCCCTGCTttgacaagctcgaggctgTCCTCGCCCACGCCATGCTCTCGATCCCCTCAACCAAGGGCTTTGAGATCGGCTCGGGCTTCCGCGGCACCACCTTCCCTGGCTCGCAGCACAACGACCCCTTCGTTGCtgacgccgagaagggcgagaaCCGTCTGCGTACGACGACCAACTGGTCGGGTGGTATCCAGGGTGGTATTTCTAACGGCGAGGACATCTACTTCCG TATCGGCTTCAAGCCCCCTGCCACCATCTCGCAGGAGCAGGAGACGGCCCAGTACGACGGAACCGCCGGCACGCTCGCCACTCGCGGTCGCCACGACCCCTGTGTGCTCCCCCGTGCCATCCCCATTGTTGAGACCATGGCCGCCATTGCCATCATGGA CCAGGTTCTCCAGCAGAACGCCCGTAGCTCCACagcggccctcctcgcccccgtTACGCATCTCCCTCCCACGATGGTGTTCCCCGGGCAGCGCAAGGAGTAG
- the bphA gene encoding Benzoate 4-monooxygenase has protein sequence MSSDLKDQLRTHLHNARHELAALPWWTPLAAVATIVAIYYLKPFFVDYGALRDIPGPFPAQFTDLWLFRVVRRGDRYITVDKLHKELGTLVRIQPNHVSVASDDAIKKIYGHGNGFLKSDFYDAFVSIRRGLFNTRDRAEHTRKRKVVSHTFSVKSVREFEPYMHHNLELFVKQWDNLIESGKPKMDCLDWFNYLAFDMIGDLAFGAPFGMLQAGADVAELRATPTSKPEYAPAIEILNRRGEISATLGIMPSLIPYAKYLPDPFFTKGVEAVANLAKIAIASVDKRLKYPPKDARADLLTRLQEGRDDKGRPIVREELTAEALTQLIAGSDTTSNSSCALLFYAAKTPGVLAKLQQELDEAIPDGTDVPTFDMIKDLPYLQNVFNETLRYHSTSGIGLPRQVPPESPGVTIEGHYFPAGTVLSVPTYTIHHSKEIWGPDADDFNPDRWDNATARQKDAFIPFSHGPRSCVGRNVAEMEMKLIAATWAYRYQPTLLQDYMDTKEGFLRKPLALNISIKRRQHGERA, from the coding sequence cgctcgcggcggtcgcgaccATTGTCGCGATCTACTACCTCAAGCCGTTCTTTGTCGACTATGGCGCCCTGCGCGACATTCCTGGCCCATTCCCCGCACAGTTTACCGACCTGTGGCTCTTccgcgtcgtgcgccgcggcgaccgcTACATCACGGTCGACAAGCTGcacaaggagctcggcacACTCGTGCGCATCCAGCCCAACCATGTGTCGGTGGCCTCGGACGACGCGATCAAGAAGATTTACGGACACGGCAACGGTTTCCTCAAGTCCGACTTTTACGATGCGTTTGTTTCTATCCGCCGCGGCCTGTTCAACAcgcgcgaccgcgccgagcacacgcgcaagcgcaaggtcgtGTCGCACACCTTCAGTGTCAAGAGCGTCCGCGAGTTTGAGCCCTACATGCACCACAACCTCGAGCTCTTCGTCAAGCAGTGGGACAACCTCATCGAGAGCGGCAAGCCCAAGATGGACTGCCTCGACTGGTTCAACTACCTCGCCTTTGACATGATCGGCGACCTTGCGTTCGGTGCGCCGTTCGGCATGCtccaggccggcgccgacgtcgccgagctgcgtgcGACCCCCACCTCGAAGCCAGAGTACGCGCCCGCCATTGAGATCCTCAACCGCCGTGGCGAGATCTCGGCCACGCTCGGTATCATGCCCTCGCTCATCCCGTACGCCAAGTACCTCCCGGACCCGTTCTTCACCAAGGGTGTCGAGGCCGttgccaacctcgccaagaTTGCCATCGCGTCCGTTGACAAGCGCCTCAAGTACCCTCCCAAGGACGCGCGTGCCGATCTCCTCACCCGTCTCCaggagggccgcgacgacaagggccgCCCGATTGTCCGCGAGgagctcaccgccgaggccctcACCCAGCTCATTGCCGGCTCGGACACTACTTCCAACTCGTCGTGCGCTCTCCTCTTCTATGCCGCCAAGACCcccggcgtcctcgccaagctgcagcaggagctcgacgaggccattcccgacggcaccgacgtGCCCACCTTCGACATGATCAAGGACCTGCCGTACCTCCAGAACGTGTTCAACGAGACGCTGCGGTAccactcgacgtcgggcaTTGGTCTCCCGCGCCAGGTTCCCCCCGAGTCGCCGGGCGTCACGATCGAGGGCCACTACTTCCCCGCCGGCACTGTGCTGTCCGTGCCCACGTACACGATCCACCACTCCAAGGAGATCTGGGgtcccgacgccgacgacttcAACCCCGACCGCTGGGACAACGCGACTGCTCGCCAGAAGGACGCGTTTATTCCGTTCTCGCACGGCCCGCGCTCGTGTGTCGGCCGCAACGTTGCCGAGATGGAGATGAAGCTTATCGCGGCGACGTGGGCGTACCGCTACCAGCCTACCCTGCTCCAGGACTACATGGACACGAAGGAGGGCTTCCTGCGcaagccgctcgcgctcaacatTAGCATCAAGCGTCGGCAGCATGGAGAGCGGGCCTAA